One window of Corvus moneduloides isolate bCorMon1 chromosome 13, bCorMon1.pri, whole genome shotgun sequence genomic DNA carries:
- the CLK3 gene encoding dual specificity protein kinase CLK3 isoform X3, producing MSDWFNFHGHMCIAFELLGKNTFEFLKENNFQPYPLPQIRHMAYQLCHALRFLHDNQLTHTDLKPENILFVNSDFDTLYNENKSCEEKSIRNTSIRVADFGSATFDHEHHTTIVATRHYRPPEVILELGWAQPCDVWSTGCILFEYYRGFTLFQTHENREHLVMMEKILGPLPSHMVHKTRKQKYFHNGNLVWDENTSDGRYVQENCKPLRTYMLHDSLEHAQLFDLMRRMLEFDPSQRITFSEALLHPFFAGLSAEERMLCGRGASRDLSR from the exons ATGTCGGACTGGTTCAACTTCCACGGCCACATGTGCATTGCCTTCGAGCTTCTGGGCAAGAACACGTTCGAGTTCCTGAAGGAGAACAACTTCCAGCCGTACCCCCTCCCGCAGATCCGGCACATGGCCTACCAGCTCTGCCACGCCCTGAGAT TTCTACACGACAACCAGCTGACTCACACCGACCTCAAGCCAGAGAACATCCTGTTTGTCAACTCGGATTTTGACACCCTGTACAACGAGAACAAG AGCTGCGAGGAGAAATCCATCCGGAACACGAGCATCCGCGTGGCTGACTTCGGCAGCGCCACCTTCGACCACGAGCACCACACCACCATCGTGGCCACCCGGCACTACCGTCCCCCAGAAGTGATTCTGG agctgggctgggcacagccatGTGATGTCTGGAGCACTGGCTGCATTCTGTTCGAGTATTACCGTGGCTTCACGCTCTTCCAG aCCCATGAGAACCGTGAGCATCTTGTCATGATGGAAAAAATCCTGGGGCCGCTTCCATCTCACATGGTCCACAAAACTCG GAAGCAAAAATACTTCCACAATGGCAACCTGGTGTGGGATGAGAACACGTCCGACGGGCGATACGTCCAGGAGAACTGCAAGCCCCTGCGG ACGTACATGCTGCACGACTCGCTGGAGCACGCGCAGCTCTTTGACCTGATGAGGAGGATGCTGGAGTTCGACCCCTCGCAGCGGATCACGTTCTCGGAAGCCCTCCTGCACCCCTTCTTT